The following is a genomic window from Burkholderia oklahomensis C6786.
ACCGACGCCGCCCGCGCGCTCTTGCCCGAAGTCCAGCGCGTGCTCGAGGCGAGCGAGGCGATCGACCAGGTCGCCGCGCGTCTTGCGGGCGGCGAGGAGGCGCGGCTCACGCTCGTCGTGTCGGACACCTATCAATCGAGCCGATACGAGGAGACGCTCGCGGAGCTCGACCGCCGCTTTCCGACGCTCGAGTTCGAATGCCAGATCGCCGAGCACGACGACGTGCTCGACCTGATCCAGCAAGGCCGCGCGCAGCTCGGACTGATGGCGGCGCGCAGCACCTACCCGCCCGACATCGGCGCGGCGACGATCGCCGAGCGCTCGGAGATCGGGCTCTACGTCGGCCTGCGGCATCCGTTCGCCGCGTACGTCGATGCCGAAGTGCCGCTCGCCGCGCTGCACGACGCGCGCGAGCTGCGCCTGAACACCTACGTCGCGCCGCACGGCGAGCGGATCGAAACGGGGCTCGTCGCGGGG
Proteins encoded in this region:
- a CDS encoding LysR family transcriptional regulator; its protein translation is MRHSPEALLAFAEAANLGSFSAAARKLGKRQSTISEAIANLEIDLGVALFDRSTRQPTLTDAARALLPEVQRVLEASEAIDQVAARLAGGEEARLTLVVSDTYQSSRYEETLAELDRRFPTLEFECQIAEHDDVLDLIQQGRAQLGLMAARSTYPPDIGAATIAERSEIGLYVGLRHPFAAYVDAEVPLAALHDARELRLNTYVAPHGERIETGLVAGRRCWSAPSYLLLLEMAVAGFGWAELPRWMVEHFARERLVELNARGWPRRVPVDAVWSRDRPLGPAGSWLLETMLAA